Within bacterium, the genomic segment CGGTTTGGCTGCTTCTCGTTTGGGGCGGCGGCCCGGACGACCGGCCCTTTTTCGCCGCGGCCTTCGTCTACGGCCTGGCGTGCGGCGTCCATCCCCAGCAGGCCGCTTTTCTGCCGGCGTACGCGGCGTACGCGTTTTGGGCGGGAGGCCGGCGCATGGCGTCGTTGAAGGTATTGAGCCTCGCGGGAGCGGCGTTCGCGCTGGCTTTGTCCGCCTACCTGTACTTACCGCTGAGGTCCGCCGCGGGGGTCGCGACGGACTGGGGCAAACCCGACAACTTGAGGAATTTTTACTATCACGTGACCGGGAAAGCGTATCGGCACGAGCTCCTGGCCGCGACGCCGGCGCTGGTGGCGGCTCGAGCGAAAATGGCCGCGCGGCTTTTCCTCAGCCAATTCGGCTGGCTCGGCTTAACGGCGGGCGTTTTAGGCGCGGCGTGGCTGTTCCGCTGCCGGTTAAAAGGCGCGGTCCTCCTCTTCGGCGCCTCGACGGCGGCGGTCGCGTTCATCCTGAATTATTACTCCGCGAATTGGCGGACTTGGTACATGGCCCTCTATATGGCGTGGGCATTGGCCTGCGGCGCGTGCGTCGCGTGGTTGTGTCGGCGAATGGCGGGGCGGCGTTTTTGGCCGGGTGCGGTCGCGGCCTTGGCGTCGGTCGCCGTCGCGGCGGCCACGGTCCCGGCGCGGTTCGGCCCTGCGGACCGGTCCGATTTCCCGTACGCCGAGGAAGCCGCCGGTAACGTCCTGCGCGTCGTCGGGCCGCGCGCGACCTATATCCTGAGCTACGAAGGCAGCGCGGTAACGGGACCCCTGGCCGCGCTCGTGACGGCGGGCTACGCCCGGCCGGACGTTTACTTCGTCGACGCCGCCGGGACGCGCCAGTTCCACGACTTCTTCGACTTGGTCGGCGATAGGTACCGCTATATGCCCGCCGGGGCGAGCGCCGGCCCTTACGTGGACGCCTTCATGGCGTTGGTTCGCGACCGGCGCCGCGACTACTATATGCTTTACCCGTTCGGGCCGCCGCGGTATTACGGCTACCGCTACGAGCGGCGGGGGCGCGTTTGGCGGTTGGTACCGCCCGGCGGCAGGGCCGCGGAGCGCGACTGGTGGTCGTTGTACCGCCGCCGCGGCGTGGAGCCGGAGCCGCCGCCGTACGTCGATTACTGGACCGCGACGTACCTCGGCGTGCAATACGTCGCCGAATGCCGCGACAGGGCGCGTGCCGGGGACGACGCCCGGGCCGAATTTTGTTTGAAATCGGCCGAGCGGCTCGGCGCCCGCGCCGAGAAGGTGCAGAACGGCCTCGGCGCCTACGCCGAGGAACGCGGCGACCTAAAGGCCGCGGCCGCCCACTACCGACGCGCCCTCGCGCTGGACCCGACTTTTCGAGCCGCGCGGGAGAACTTGGTACGGCTTTATTATCGTACGGGCCGGCCGGACCTGGCGGCGCAAGAATCGGCGGTTTTAACGGACTTTTACCCGGGCGAATAGGGGATTTCCGTTTCGGCGGCAACGTTTACGTACGTCTTCCGAATAGGGGGTTATTACGGTTTTTCGCCGGGTTGTAAGTACGAAAAAAAGCTTGACCTTTGGGCCGGGGTTCGGTAATATCTACACGAGTATTAGCATAGGAAACGGTGTAACCTAAAGAGGAGGACCGTATGAAGAAGGTAGCGTTGTTAGTGGCATTTGTGCTCGTCGCGACGAGCGTGTTGGCGGCGGACCCGTCGAAGATTATCGTCAAGTACGACGTGTTCAGCGGTTACGGGGAAGCCGTCATCACCGCGCTCAAAGCGAAGTGGCCCACGGCTACGATTACGTCTTACTCGGGGGCTACCTGGCCGACGTTCGACTCGCAGCTCGTATCCGGGACTTGGGACATAGTCATCGTCGAGGCCCACAACTACCCGGGAACCGCCACGCAATATCAGCACATGGCGGACTGGTATAACAAGAAAATCGGCCCCCTCTTCTACGCCGACTGGTCTATGAACAACGGCAACAGTTCTATGCTCGTTACCGCGATGGGCGGTTCCGTCCCGACCAGTGTGCCTATGACCACGCCGCCTGCACCACATTACGCGTGGGCCACGACGCATCCAATTTGTTCCGGCATCACTAACTGGACGTACGGCAACCCGGGCTACCGCGTCGCCGGCCAGCGCATGCCTTGGACCACCGCTGTCCCCGTGACCGGCTGGACCACCACCCAAACCCCGAGCCAGGGCGGGATCATGGTTGCCGCGGACAAGCACAGCGTTATTAGCGGTTACTTCCCGTCCTTGAACACGACACAACCGGCAACGCTCTGGTCTAACATCCTGGACTTTATGTGGGGCAGCAGCGGCGTCGCCCCGCAGTCGCTCGGTAAGGTAAAAGCCCTGTATAAATAACAAAGGGCTTATCAGGAACTAGCCGCCCGCGGAAGCGGGCGGCTTTTGTTTGGCGCGCGCGACCGTCGGGATGCGGAGAGAGATTCGGCTCGCGCCGCCGTGGGTTTTACTTGTAATATTCGCCGTAAAAAGATAAAATAATCTAATAGGGGAGGGGCCGAGTCGGCATTACCGCCGGCCGTTGCGTCTCGAGTGGCGGTCCGCAGGCCGGGCCGATACGCGCGCCTTCGGCGGCCGGACGCCTTTTTATTACCCGATGAAAATATTGACGATCAACTGCGGCAGCTCGTCGCTGAAGTATTCGTTCTTCGACGCCGCCGAGGAACGTACCATCGCCCGGGGCATCGTCGAGAGGATTACCATCGGCGGTTCCTTTATCGTACACCGGCTGACGCCGTCGCCGGCGTACGAAACCCTCGGCGGGCCGTCGGGGACGTGGCGCGGGGCCGTCAGCGTTAAGATGCGGGGGGGCTTGACGTTGCGGCGGACGCACGAGTGCCCCACCCATAAGGAGGCTATCGACCTCGTCCTGGCGACGTTGACGAAGGGCGAGGGCGCGGTCATCTCCGATTTGGGTGAAATTTCGGCCGCGGCGCACCGCGTCGTCCACGGCGGTGAAGCGCTTACGGGTTCCGTTATCGTGGACGACCGCGTCGTGGACGTGCTCCGCGACTGCATAAGTCTGGCGCCGCTCCATAACCCTCCCAACATCGCCGGCGTCGAGGCGGCGCGCGCCATCCTTCCCGACGTCCCGCACGTCGCCGTCTTCGATACGGCGTTCCACTACACCATTCCCGATTACGCGTACCTGTACGCCTTGCCGTACGAGTGGTACCTCGAGAAGGGCGTCCGCCGCTACGGCTTCCACGGCACCTCCCACCTCTACGTCTCGCGGCGCGCCGCGGCCCTTATGGATAGAAGCCCGGCGGAAGCCAACGTCATTACCCTCCACATAGGGAACGGCGCCAGCGTCTGCGCGGTCAAGGGCGGCATATCGGTGGACACCTCGATGGGGTTCACGCCGCTGGAAGGTTTGGTAATGGGCACGCGGTGCGGCGACATCGACCCGGCCATCCCGTTCCAGGTGATGGCGGAGTACAACCTCGAGCCTCAGGAAGTCTACAGCCGACTCAACCGGCGGAGCGGCGTCTTGGGCCTTACGGGGAAGTACGCCGACCGGCGAGACGTGCTCGCTCACATGGACGCCGAGGCCGCGAGCGAGGACGAGGACGCCGCCGCGGCCGGTTCGCCGTACCGCTGCAAGGCGGCGCTGGAGGTCGAGTGCTACCGCTTGAAGAAGTACGTCGGCGCGTACGCCGCGGCGCTGGGGTGGGTGGACGCGCTGGTCTTTACGGCCGGCGTAGGGGAGAATTCGCCCGAGATACGGGCGTCGACGGCGCGCGGCCTGGAGGGGCTGGGCGTCGTCCTCGACGCGGAGAAGAACGCCGGGGCGCCGCGCGGCGCGGAGGTCGACGTCTCGTCGTCGGCCTCGGCGACGAGGGTGTTCGTCATCCCCACCGACGAGGAACGGGTATTCATCGAGGATACCATCGCCCTCCTCAACGGCACGTACCACCCGCCGGACCGCTTCGTGTACTCTTTTCAGAAACCAGACTACCGGCCGCGGCTCGGGTGACGCCCGTTACTTAGGTCATAGTACTGAAAGGCGGCCTTTCGAGGCCGCCTTTTATTGTTTCGGCTACGCGGTGGGGCGCGTTAGCGCGCGTCTTCCGGCGCGTCGGCGTTGCCCTCCAGCGCCGTCGAGCCGAAGTAGAAATCGGGCCGCTCCCAGTGGAGGACCAGGTCCACGTCGGGGTAGAAATCCTCGCGCCGCAGCTCGTAGCGGACGACGCCCTCGCGGGAGGGGACCTCCTCCAGTTCGTAGGAACCTTTGACGGGGGCGAGTTGCGGCGGGACCTCGACGGCGAACGTCGCTTTCTCGATAGGCCGCTGCCAGCCGCGATTGCTCGCGAGAATGTACTTATACTCGCAGCCGTCGCAGGGCTGCTCGTACGCGACCGACACCCCCACCTCCGTTTGCGGCGGTACCGTTACCTCGAAGGCGACGTCGTAACGTTTCCAGGAGAAGGGGACGGCGCCGCCGTCGGCGTCGCGGACGGATATATTCTCCGGCTTACCCAGCCCGGGCCCGCGGGGGAAGGGATAGTACAGCTCGAGCGTATCCGGCTCGTCGCCGGCGTTATAGAAGGTATACGTACCCTCCACCGTCACCCGCGGCGGCGCGACCGTTATCGTAACGTTCTCGCCGGCGAATTTCGTCTTCCCGAAGGCGGGCGCCGCGGCCGCCACCGACGCGACGACGCCCCACCTCAGTAGCGTTTTCATTTTCCGCTCCTCTCCGCCGTTAATACTCTTAGGCCGGTTGGCCTCGGGGCGCCGTTACCGCGCGACGACCAGCCGCTTGGCCGCGGCGTCGACGCCCGCCCGCAACCGGTAGATGTATACGCCGGGCGCGAGGCCCGCGAGGCCGACGGCCACGTCGTGCTCGCCCCCGGCCAGGGGCCGCTCCAGCAACGTGCGGACCTTGCGGCCCGAGATGTCGTACAGCTCCATCGTCGCGGCGCCGGCCTCCGCCAGCGTGAAGGCTATGCGGGCGTCGCCCCGGCACGGGTTGGGCCGCGCCTGCTCGAGCGCGAAGGCGTACGGCGTACGCGGCGCGGGCGCGTGGGGCGGGCCCTCCTCGACGCCGGTATCCCCCTTGACGTCGAAGAGCCAAACGTGCGCGGCCTCGTGCCCCTTATCCTGCAGGCACACGCAGACCTCGCTCACGCCGTCGCCCGTCACGTCGCCCACGCGCTCGACGTCGTAGATGCGCTCCGAGAAGCTGCGCGTCCAGAGCTCGTCGCCCTTGTTGGAGTAGCACTTCGCGACGCCGCTGCCGCTCCCCAGCGAGCCGCCCACGGCCTCCCACAGCTCGTCGCCGTCGACGTCCTCGACCACGTCCACGGACCACACGTCCGCGGCCACCGGTTTGGTCCACAGCGTCGCGCCGTCCTTGCCGCTGACGCAGAGGAGGTTGGAACTCCACGAGCCCACGACGACGTCGTCTTTGCCGTCGCCGTTGACGTCCGGCAGGCGCTCGAGGTCCATCACGATGGCGCCGACGCCGTTGGTCCACAACAGCGAGCCGTCTTTGCCGCTCAGGCCCACCACCGTTTTCGCGTACCCGCCGGCGGCCACGTCGTCGTAGCCGTCGCCGTTCAGGTCGCCGAGGACGACGACGTCGGATACGCTGCCGCCCGTGTCGTACTGCCATATCTGGGCGCCGTTCGTCCCGTTGAGGCCGTACACCTTGTTGTCGTAGCTGTTGCCGCCGGCGCCCGCCACGACGTCGGCGACGCCGTCGCCGGTGACGTCGGCTATCGCGGTCACGCACTGCGCGCCGTCGCGCGGCGGCCTGAAGGTCCAGATGATGTTAACCGCGTCCGTGGTGCTGCCGCCGTCGAAGCAGAAGACGGTCCCGCTCGGGTCGCTGGTCTGGCCCCCGGCGGCGGCTAGCAAATCCTTCTTGCCGTTCTTGTTCACGTCGCCGGTGCC encodes:
- a CDS encoding DUF2723 domain-containing protein translates to MLERRAALFLALAAAGLFFVLYASSCCRGAYWQDSGIYVRSVYLLGNCYAPGYPAYLCSSYIFTALPGVGASAGVNFFSGVAGAAAAFFVVLAALKLYGAHGFGAAGAAVAALAVGSAPAVWAQATAAEVYTLSLALTAATVWLLLVWGGGPDDRPFFAAAFVYGLACGVHPQQAAFLPAYAAYAFWAGGRRMASLKVLSLAGAAFALALSAYLYLPLRSAAGVATDWGKPDNLRNFYYHVTGKAYRHELLAATPALVAARAKMAARLFLSQFGWLGLTAGVLGAAWLFRCRLKGAVLLFGASTAAVAFILNYYSANWRTWYMALYMAWALACGACVAWLCRRMAGRRFWPGAVAALASVAVAAATVPARFGPADRSDFPYAEEAAGNVLRVVGPRATYILSYEGSAVTGPLAALVTAGYARPDVYFVDAAGTRQFHDFFDLVGDRYRYMPAGASAGPYVDAFMALVRDRRRDYYMLYPFGPPRYYGYRYERRGRVWRLVPPGGRAAERDWWSLYRRRGVEPEPPPYVDYWTATYLGVQYVAECRDRARAGDDARAEFCLKSAERLGARAEKVQNGLGAYAEERGDLKAAAAHYRRALALDPTFRAARENLVRLYYRTGRPDLAAQESAVLTDFYPGE
- a CDS encoding acetate kinase, with translation MKILTINCGSSSLKYSFFDAAEERTIARGIVERITIGGSFIVHRLTPSPAYETLGGPSGTWRGAVSVKMRGGLTLRRTHECPTHKEAIDLVLATLTKGEGAVISDLGEISAAAHRVVHGGEALTGSVIVDDRVVDVLRDCISLAPLHNPPNIAGVEAARAILPDVPHVAVFDTAFHYTIPDYAYLYALPYEWYLEKGVRRYGFHGTSHLYVSRRAAALMDRSPAEANVITLHIGNGASVCAVKGGISVDTSMGFTPLEGLVMGTRCGDIDPAIPFQVMAEYNLEPQEVYSRLNRRSGVLGLTGKYADRRDVLAHMDAEAASEDEDAAAAGSPYRCKAALEVECYRLKKYVGAYAAALGWVDALVFTAGVGENSPEIRASTARGLEGLGVVLDAEKNAGAPRGAEVDVSSSASATRVFVIPTDEERVFIEDTIALLNGTYHPPDRFVYSFQKPDYRPRLG
- a CDS encoding FG-GAP-like repeat-containing protein, whose amino-acid sequence is MKRRYALTFIATILAATTALAGAKLLWSYTDCNGVYASADLGDINSDGVPDVVCGKYYSDDGDELFALSGKNGSKLWAANDCLGLWGTHGLDTVEDLNGDGIREVIMGTPGGVSEGRSFYLKSGKDGTTIFTYSTYSGPNAGWVHSVAGTGDVNKNGKKDLLAAAGGQTSDPSGTVFCFDGGSTTDAVNIIWTFRPPRDGAQCVTAIADVTGDGVADVVAGAGGNSYDNKVYGLNGTNGAQIWQYDTGGSVSDVVVLGDLNGDGYDDVAAGGYAKTVVGLSGKDGSLLWTNGVGAIVMDLERLPDVNGDGKDDVVVGSWSSNLLCVSGKDGATLWTKPVAADVWSVDVVEDVDGDELWEAVGGSLGSGSGVAKCYSNKGDELWTRSFSERIYDVERVGDVTGDGVSEVCVCLQDKGHEAAHVWLFDVKGDTGVEEGPPHAPAPRTPYAFALEQARPNPCRGDARIAFTLAEAGAATMELYDISGRKVRTLLERPLAGGEHDVAVGLAGLAPGVYIYRLRAGVDAAAKRLVVAR